From a region of the Ovis aries strain OAR_USU_Benz2616 breed Rambouillet chromosome 2, ARS-UI_Ramb_v3.0, whole genome shotgun sequence genome:
- the LOC114113147 gene encoding interferon omega-1-like: protein MASENLPQGSTRRRLSQPSSSRIFPMAFVLSLLMALVLVSYGPGGSLGCHLSQNHVLFGRKNLRLLGQMRRISPRFCLQDRKDFAFPQEMVEGGQLQEAQAFSVLHEMLQQSFNLFHTERASAAWDTTLLEQLRTGLHQQLDDLEACLGQVMGEEDSALGRTGPTLAVKRYFQGIHVYLKEKEYSDCAWETVRVEIMRSLSSSASL from the coding sequence ATGGCATCAGAGAACCTACCTCAAGGTTCCACCAGACGCCGTCTCAGCCAGCCCAGCAGCAGCCGCATCTTCCCCATGGCCTTCGTGCTCTCTCTACTCATGGCCCTGGTGCTGGTCAGCTACGGCCCGGGAGGATCCCTAGGCTGTCACCTGTCTCAGAACCACGTGCTGTTTGGCAGGAAGAACCTCAGACTCCTGGGCCAAATGAGGAGAATCTCCCCTCGCTTCTGTCTGCAGGACAGAAAAGACTTCGCTTtcccccaggagatggtggagggcggccagctccaggaggcccaggccTTCTCTGTGCTCCACGAGATGCTCCAGCAGAGCTTCAACCTCTTCCACACAGAGCGCGCCTCTGCTGCCTGGGACACCACCCTCCTGGAGCAGCTCCGCACTGGACTCCATCAGCAACTGGACGACCTGGAGGCCTGCCTGGGGCAGGTGATGGGAGAGGAAGACTCTGCCCTGGGAAGGACGGGCCCCACCCTGGCTGTGAAGAGGTACTTCCAGGGCATCCATGTCTACCTGAAAGAGAAGGAATACAGCGACTGTGCCTGGGAAACCGTCAGAGTGGAAATCATGAGATCCTTGTCTTCATCAGCCAGCTTGTAA